The DNA window GCGGCTGTGATTGCTCTGTCGAGAACCTGCGACTACAAACACCACTGGCAAGGTCAGAGTCACAGAAATACGAACAAACACTTATGACTCTCACTCTTTATGCtatgtttaaaacaataaaattcaaGTCCCCACTCATCTCATCATATCAAGAGAgaacattttatgtgttttgtgtttttttgtgacatacaacactgtacacactgtaaacTACTGTCCTCCCTATATAGTTTAATCACTAGCTACACAGTAAGAAGTGGAATCCAACTCCTCATCAGTGTATCTCTTTCTTGTAGATGTATTAGTGGGTTCTCTGCTGGGTCTCTCCTTGGCCTGGCTGTGTTACAGACAGCACTACCCTCCACTTCAGGACCCCGACTGCCACAGACCTCTGCGTTACAGAGAGACTCTTCCCACATCACAAGAACGTAAATTGGCCAACTCCAACTACATCCTGCCCCTGTAGAACAGCTGTAACTACACAATATTCTTTACTGCGTTGTTTATACTGGTTTACATGGTCTTTATTCTCATTCGATCATTGTAACTGTGTTGTTGAAATTTTCTTTTGGTACAGTGATTATATGACACGCGGGTTATTTTCTAAACTAAAAGGACAAACAAGATTTGTCCTTGATGGCTTTTGAAAACTGTTGCTGAAAATTACAGCTCTGGTTTAAACCGTCCACAGTGCTGAATATGAACTGTATAGACAGCCTGAAGTGTGTATTTTGAAACCCTAAacaggtacagtacacactgaCTGGCTGACCATATTATCCAGCCCCTGCACAGCCTGTGTATTTTGCCTCTAACTCGCATAACTTACTCACCACAGCCGAGCAGGTCGGCGTCACTACTGCACCAACAGTTCCCCGCTGAGCTCAGCTGGCGTGACACAGCTTACTTTTTTTTCGTGATTGTTTTGTGAATGTGcaactttttattgtttattgttgaCCTTTAAGGATAATATATGGTCAATGATCTAGTCAGTAATTAGCTTTCAGCCACAGAGAAAGTGGTGAAGTAAGAGGTGTTGATATGCACTATTCATATCTAAAAAGGGGTGGGTGATATCTCttatcatatatatttataaattattgtACAACATACTTAATAGATTAACAACCAGATAGGACTATGCTTGTTATGCCAGCAAATAAAGTACATGAGATCATCACCCAGATGCTGCTGTAAAGTTGAACAGCCGAGTGAATTAAACAATGTTCATATTGACCTCATGAAATGAGCGttacagaagaagaaagctgacagtattatatatttttctttttgtcaacaATTGCTATGATTAGACCAAAGCCAATTATGTGTAAATCTCTCAGTACTTAgacttttcttctttgtctgtgGCCCCAAAGTCTTCATAGCTACAGAGCATGTACATCTTGTACATGTATAATGAAGCAGGAATAAATAGAGCGTTTTCAGTTGTGTGTTGATATAAAGTACATTTAGTGCTTTACTCatttggttttggtcttttcatgaCAATCAAGAAAATCTCCAGGTTAATAATTTAAAGGGGTAACCAGTGCAGTATATTCGTTATAAGCAGTATGATAAAAAATCTGCAtgcaatgttttgttattttgcacaCTATGGTCGTGTTTAAAGTCAGGTTAATCAAAACCAACTCAGTCACCGCTGTAGTTTTACTCCGCTGCCTCTCTCTGACGCTTTCTCTGTCTTCCATTAGTATATTTTGAATGTTTCCATTCACAGATCTTTTTCTCACTGATATCTCAGAATAACATCTTGATGTAGCAGTTACACTCAACTCTTCTCGCCTGCGACGTTTTCAATTAGTAATGACAAAAGATGATAATGATAATCTCTGCTCTAACTGGACAGCACATTTGCTATAGTGACCTCATCACGCGTTAATGACTATAAAAGCACTATGAGGTAGATGTTCTCCTATATCAGTGGTCTCAGGCTCCCTGTAGGTCTGCATTTTTTTACCGTGCAGTCTCCTAACTCCTTTGTCTAAAGTGAGAATGTTCACCTAAAGAGGACAGACATAGTGTATAGAGTGGGTTATTGCAGGTACAGTGGAACCATATTTCTGAAGAACCTGAATGGAGTCAGACTGTAGGTTCTCCAGGTGATGGTGCTAGCCTCCCAGTGCTCCTGCTGGTCAGGTTTTCTATCCTGttaatactgtagttttaatgGTGTGTTACATTCTGTGGcttgttattttttccttttagttctCATCAACTTTCATTTAGGACTGTGTCTGTGGTTGTtatattttcagtgttattgCCTTTAAGagttacctttttttttatagttataGTATAAGGTTGGTTCTACAGATCAAACATCTGATTTCAGTTTGATTTCGTAATGGTTTTTTGCAGGTTGAAACATGAGAAACAGCAAAattctgtcatgttttttgtttgcatgtcaAACCAGCCAAAGGTTTTGCAGGGTCAAAGCACTTTTGCTCGTCGCTGTGAATCAAGCACAAAGCAGCTGGATCACAGTAGTTTTAGACCAAActtgacagaaaacacatgaattTGTGCCTTTGTTTAACACATTAGTTTATGGTTCTCtgttaatgaatgaaatataTACTGCATGTAACAGCTCTCTGTCATGTTCAAAGccttttctattgttttaaGGTGTATAGGATTCACATGTGGAAATCtataatgtgtaaatgtggCATGCTGCTTTTCCTTTACCTCAGACAACATTTAATTGTTTATAGAGTCAAATGTGAGCATTTCTGTATGGAAGTGTAAAATTTACAGCAAAGGgggaaaatgtcactttttacaAACCTTTGGGATGAATAATATCTCACTTTACTAGGTCTCACAGATATTTCTGGGATGATGTacaggtgtgtttttaattttggggCATGTAGGACTTGACTTTCTTACTTGAATTCTGAATATTTGTTTACCTTAAATGTGATAATAGTATTTCATGAAACTAAGAATCTCTTTTGTGGGTACATACATTTTTGGGGGAATCATTCAGATAGAAAAAGTTTATTACTCTGTGGCATTCTGATAAAATTCTGCGTGTTTCACAGCTTGTTTCTTCTGCCAAACCCCCTCAATTTCCATCCATTCCCATTAATTTATGTGATTTTCagaacatatttactgtatcagGTTGTTGATCATGTCTGCTCTAATTTAGATTCATTGTCATGACAAGAGATTATGCAAAATCCAGTCtttgcctctttttttctttaccttgGGTGATAGGACCACATTCATGCTGACACAGTATTGTCActatattaacatattttaaagaatatttttgTGACAGTTCATGAGTCATTTTGCAATACAacataatttgtatttatttatttacaaatgaatTAGCATTAGTCAAATTATGAAATACTTTGAGTTGCAGGAAtcttttctaatttattttatatatttttgcagTGGCTTAGTTTTCATATTTGTAGATAATATATTTATCACCTTAGTGTTAGTGTATGATTCTTTCCCAGTTTATATTTTAGGTTAACAAactgtttgtatttctgttatGATCTTTATTCATAATGAAGTTGTACCTATGTCAAAATACCAGAGATGTAATTCTTTTAAAGGAATTCAAAATCCCTTTTAGTTccaatttagtttaatttaatacaatGTATAAATTTAGATTattcttttatatttcattttcattgtgcaTTTTTCCTATAAAGATTAATAGTATTTGccaataataacattattacaCAGCCATACATAGGGCTTacacatgacacatttcaaaGAAAACTAATATTAGGTTAgattaattaaatcaataacaATTGGTTgtaattaatcattttattagAGGATGTCGGAGCTTTTAAAGTTGGGAAAAACAAAAGCCCTTTGTTTCCTCAACGTGATGACGCAATGTCGAACGTATGGCGTAAGTTTATTTCTTCCCGCTGATTGGCTGGACGCGACGTGCGGATTTGGCGCCACATTTCCAAGGAAGACCGTAGTGTTTCCGAGCTGAGAGCGACCCCGAAATAAGTTGCTGTACATGTTTTATTGAGCTTGACTCAtcttaaaagcttttaaaacccattttagaaaatgttcaTCACGGACATACGTAAGGAATTTTATGAAGTTGTTGCCAACCAGGTAAGTTTGAGCTGAGTCTAACTTGAAGTTAGCTAACTAACTCGAACCGTGGCCGAATGAGCAGCTACGTTAAAGTCAGACATGTTTTAGAAGCATCGTGTCCACAGTTGTGTGATAACTTTATACCTAACTAAACAATATCTGTCACGGCTTTGCTTTCAGAGAGTCGCACTCCTGGTGGCATCAGACATTGACGCTCTTTGCGCTTGTAAGATACTACAGGTGAGATACCCTGCTAACTGTTAGCAAACATTAGCTCCTGCTGCCTCTGTTTCGACtcagttagtttgtttttgtttatttttatcgCCAACTTTATCCTGTGGGAACAGACTGGGGTCAATTATTCGGTCAAACGAAATGTATTATGTACAGagttaaaattatattttcttttttcgcTGTTGttcaccaaaacaaaacattataacGTGTCACTTTGGGATGTGGGGAAAttataatgaatactttattgatcacTTTGGGGAAATGATATATTTCCTAGACAAAGCGAAGCATATGTAATGGAAATCTAGTAGCAGCCCCGTATTAGTTGACAGGCAGATAAATTAAAGGTAACTGTTGAGATAATTCATTAATATTTTCAGAAGGTATTTAAGCAGAAAACCGAAACTTCTCTGCACtaatcttttaaaataaaaaaaaattacaaaatcttgcacttacacTTGTATCATGAAACGGAAACAGTTCTTCCTTAAACACaaagtttttctccttggcttagatatttagCTTATCTTGTACTTCACTTGTCactttgctttggataaaagccaaatgactaaatgtaaatataatcagCCAATGAAACAATAATTCTTGAATCATTGTCTCTTTACCAGGCACTGTTCCACTGTGACCAGGTCCAGTATACACTCGTGCCAGTTACTGGCTGGCAGGACCTTGGCACAGCCTTCCTTGAGCACAAAGAGCAGGTATGATCAAATCAACCCAAGCTCACACAAGCCTAAATGTAACAATCATAAAAATAAGCGTTTGTGCTGaactaaatgtattattctgttttatgttgtgttttagtttCGATTCTTTGTTCTCATCAACTGTGGGGCAAATGTCGACCTCCTTGAGATGCTGCAGCCAGATGATGACTCCATCTTCTTCATCTGTGACACTCACCGGCCTGTAGATGTGGTCAATGTCTACAATGACACCCAGGTGATGGATGTGATCAATTCAGCTCAGAAAACCTGTAACACACAAAACTTTTACTTGTGAATATgctgtatatatttttgtttgttatctAAGCTTACAAAATAGTGAattactttcttttgttttgctctttttaagTTTGTGACCACTACCAAAATATTACACCACATCTCTATAGCAACTGTGTTGCCGTACTTGCACTTTTCTAATTTAACATCATGCCATTCACAGATAAAGCTACTAATCAAACAAGATGATGACCTGGGGGTGCCTTCATATGATGATATTTTTCGAGATGAAGAAGACAACGACGAAGAAGGAGGTGACTCTGGAAATGAGAGTGATGGAGGTTCAGAGCCGTCTGGCAAACGGAGGAGATTTGATGAAGTATGTGTTGAGCAGATTCGGCAAGCACCACTGAAATGAATCGCAGCAGTATGGATGTGACTTTAATATTTGTGGTTATGGCAGGGCGCAGTTGAAAGGAGAATTGAGAGGCAGCGAGCGAGGAGGGAGTGGGAAGCACGAAGGTGAAGTGTTTTAAAGAAGATTTGGAGATGGTGCTCGTCCTAATGACATTGTAATTTCTGAattaatgtttatgtttctttaatttctcaGGAGGGAAATCTTGTTTGACTATGAGCAGTATGAATATCACGGGACATCTGTGAGTAAACATGTTTTCCTTTGAGTTTTGTACCTTATGAGCAAGAAAAATTATTAGCATGTCTTGAACTGTTAAATTGTAAGAAATTGTATATCTACATACAGTTGTACATATTTGAGAGATCCCTATGGATAGCTGTGTGTTAACATTTGCGTGTTTATTATTCCTAAAATAATTCCTGAAtacaaatgtttgcatgtttattttttttgtcaggcTGCAATGGTGTTTTTCGAGCTTGCATGGGTGCTGACTAAAGATACCAAGGACATGCTTTGGTAAGTTGAGCTTTTAATGGCAAACGTATAAATGTGCagtgaattgtactgaattgaacatgttttttttgcagGTGGGCTGTCATTGGACTGACAGACCAGTGGGTTCATGATAAAATCACACAGTGAGAATGTCTTCAGTTTTTCAAAAACTTTCTTAGAATTAATTTCCATTTTACATAATTGGTTATTAGATGTACTTAAGTACTTAAGTTGTTAACACATACACCTAATGAATCTTGTTTATCTTATTGCTTTTAGTATGAAGTATGTAACAGATGTAGCCACAATGCAGCGACATGTTTCCCGACATAACCACCGAAATGAGGATGAAGAGAACTCTCTCTCCATTGACTGTATGAGGATCTCATTTGAATACGAGTATCCTTAATCCATCTTGGAATTATAGAATAGGATAAGTTTATATAGCTTTGGAGATCcttcataaaaacatttgtagttACGCCTTTTTCTCCCAGTTGTTTTCCTTAACCTATTGGTTCAGCCTCCGGCTAACCCTCTACCAGCACTGGTCTCTGTTTGAGAGCATCTGTAATTCATGTTACACATCGTGCCATTTCAAGCTTTGGACACTGAATGGACAAAAGAAACTTCAGGAGTTCTTAGCTGACATGGGGTAAATACCTAGAAATCAGTGgtgctttttttctgtctgtgatgtGAAATACTTAGTTTATCAGCTAACATCTGTTGATTTTGCTTTGAATAGACTGCCCCTGAAACAAGTGCGGCAGAAATTCAACTCCATGGATATGTCGATCAAAGAGAACCTAAGGGACGTCATAGAAGAGTCTTCTAATAAATATGGGTATGAATCTGATAAAGGCTTCATGTTGTTCTATTGACTTTACAGGTTAAACACAAAGCCATTGTTTGACATAAAACCTAATatgatttttctctgtttccttcttttAGTATAAAGGACATCCGTATCCAGACGTTTGGTGTTAACTTTGGCTTTAAGAACCGTTTCCTCGCCAGTGACATGGTACATGCTGCTACTGCCTTGCTGGAGAGCACAGAGAAAGATGACAGTGACAGCGACAGTTTCATCAAGGCTCTTGACTCCCTTTCCAGGTGTGTAGTAGAAAAGACCACTGCACATATTTgtggtttgtgtctgtctgagaTCTAAGTTTGCAGTCAGCCAGAGAAACGTGCTAAAATGTGGTTATCATTGAAACACAGTTGTCCCAGATCTCATTGTGTGACACACTGACAGGTCTGAGAGCTAATTTCCTGCCATTGTATTTCAAATATGACAAAGATATCTTGAAAAACCACAAATGAggaaacacaaaccaaatcagTGGAGGTGAAAGGAAAAGTTTTTCTCTGGCAAAGAAGAATTTCCATTTACAGACCAGAAATGGACGACAAAATGACTTTTAGCCagattatataatatattatattcatttgtttatttttcctgcaGGAGTAACCTTGATCGTCTACATTCAGGCATTGACCTGGCAAAGAAGAAGCTGATTGCCATCCAGCAGACTGTTGCAAGCTGCATCTATACCAACCTCATCCTGTCACAGGGGCCCTTCCTCTACTGCTACCTTATGGAGGTactagtgtttgtgtgtctgacgtctgtgtgtgtgttgtgatcTGTTATCAGTATATTTACTGAGATTAATCCTCCTGTCGTCCTGTTGCTGTTTAATTTGTAGGGAACTCCTGATGTGAAACTCTTCTCTAAGCCCATGGCTTTGACTCTGCTCTGCAAATACCTCCTGAAAGCTTTTGTCCATTCGGTGGGTATACGAGTATATTGCAAAATTTATTCAGATGGTGAAAAAATTAGACTCATGTCTTCCTActcttttgtcttctttgtctAGACAAGAAATAAACGCTGCAAACTGCTTCCCCTCATCATGGCTGCTCCCAAGGATGTGGAAAAGGGAACTGTCATTGTTGCTGGAATCCCACCAGAGTCTGAGACCTCTGACAAGAAGAAGTAAGACGACACTTTTTACAGTAGCTCTTAGCTCCCAGCTGAACTGTATGATGATACAGCTTTTTGCTACACATGAATGGAAACGTGTCTGATTTAGGATGCTGGGTCAGCCAGTAGTgtctgtataaaatataaattttgaAATAATTGTTGTACCTAGTTCAGTattcaatgttcaattcaatGTGAGTTTTTAATGTTGACAATGCAGACTTACTGATAAgagctttttttaatgttaaaacaatgtAGTAAGATGAGATGGACTTTTATTaatcccacaatggggaaaatCTCAAGAagatcattaaaaataaacatttctgtacatataaaaacatacatacataaaaaaattatataagtAAAGTtcaaatatgtacatttaattttagcttTCTGTCCATCCACAAACTCAAAGATCTTCAGTTTTCTGGACAAtagaaagaaaagctgcaaattgACATCGCCTGAactcctttccttttctttgtacCAGTTTCTTTGGTCGAGCATTTGAGAAAGCTGCAGAGAGCACCAGCTCCCGTACTCTCCATGACCACTTTGACACTTCAAGTAAGTGATGATATTATCTATGGTGTGTACAGTGTCTAAAAGGGTATCTGCAGTTCTCAGAGCAGGAAAGTTCTCGAGGACCAGGGTTAGCCACCCCTTTCTTAAGGCATTCAATTCAGTTCCCTTTAAGATGTTAAAGTCTTTAATCTATGAATGTCTTAAATATTTGTACTTGCGTGATGTAGTTATAAGATGTTTTTGTATCTGCAACCTGTCAGGTGATGGTATATTTATAGTGGGACTGTTTTGACTGTAAAATGTGCTAATGTCCTGTTTAGCTTAAGCTTCTTTTGAAATGTATTCCCCCATACATCAGTTTTTTGCATGTACCTTGCTCCAGGTCATGTTAATTGATTAGTTTTATtagtaattattgttttataacTGAAAAATTATAAATACCTTTCATCTTGTGAATTGAATTAGGTGAATATGACAGAAATCCTGAGATGTCACACTCATCTGTAGACACTAGGTGGCAGCCTTGTTTGTGTGAACTAGTTATTTGTGCCACTGAGCAGTAGGCGtcattaaaaacaatgtgacaGTCAAACCTCAAACATATACCCCAAAATATCTTCATGTAGGTGTCGAGATGAATGATGTAACTTGCCCTTTATTTGCTGAACACCTGTCCAGTGAAAAAATTATGCTGCAGGATGGATATTTTCACATTCTCCAGATTGTCTTCATGCacttaatgttattttatttatttattttttgcttctgCAGTCATCGAACTGAAGATGGAGGACAGAACCAAATTTCTGGATGCGCTCATCACTCTCTTATCATGAGAAACGTGAGCGACTGTTTTGAGTCTTGAACTTTACCTGggtttttgtttcttaaaggttttaatgatttgtatgtgtgtatattgtaCAGTCTctttgtaaatgtgttgaagtcttattttagtttttaattcattttaatgtcagtgagtagttaatattacattttaaatgtttaataaatgctTTGATTAAGAGTTGTAGTTGTTTCTGGACGTACTGGACAAGTGGAAGCATCAACCTTCAATTGTTAGAACCTGATAATAACATCAAACTATTAgtatctttattattatattttatttttatattttttctctttttttatttatttatttattttttaagcacTTGCCATTTTAtaaattttttgtttgttttaatttgtggttGTTTCACTTCAACAAGACTTAAGTATGAGACAGTGGATCGTATCACTGAATGTCTGCTTCTAAACTTTGGCTTTTCTTATGTCAAATGACCAAGACAGCACTTTGAGGAAATGACTAAGTTTGCAAGTATTGAGATTATGCAAATTTAGTTGTACCGGACATGCCATCCTCTAATTACAgcgtttgtttttttccccccaaccTAATAGT is part of the Anabas testudineus chromosome 9, fAnaTes1.2, whole genome shotgun sequence genome and encodes:
- the cdc45 gene encoding cell division control protein 45 homolog codes for the protein MFITDIRKEFYEVVANQRVALLVASDIDALCACKILQALFHCDQVQYTLVPVTGWQDLGTAFLEHKEQFRFFVLINCGANVDLLEMLQPDDDSIFFICDTHRPVDVVNVYNDTQIKLLIKQDDDLGVPSYDDIFRDEEDNDEEGGDSGNESDGGSEPSGKRRRFDEGAVERRIERQRARREWEARRREILFDYEQYEYHGTSAAMVFFELAWVLTKDTKDMLWWAVIGLTDQWVHDKITHMKYVTDVATMQRHVSRHNHRNEDEENSLSIDCMRISFEYDLRLTLYQHWSLFESICNSCYTSCHFKLWTLNGQKKLQEFLADMGLPLKQVRQKFNSMDMSIKENLRDVIEESSNKYGIKDIRIQTFGVNFGFKNRFLASDMVHAATALLESTEKDDSDSDSFIKALDSLSRSNLDRLHSGIDLAKKKLIAIQQTVASCIYTNLILSQGPFLYCYLMEGTPDVKLFSKPMALTLLCKYLLKAFVHSTRNKRCKLLPLIMAAPKDVEKGTVIVAGIPPESETSDKKNFFGRAFEKAAESTSSRTLHDHFDTSIIELKMEDRTKFLDALITLLS